The following proteins are encoded in a genomic region of Clostridia bacterium:
- a CDS encoding ribose ABC transporter permease encodes MNVARQVSINGLLAAGETFVVLAAGIDISIGSTMALAGAIVAGVGLAHGFALGGLAALLVGVAVGLVNALFVVRFRVPAFIATLAMLGIARGATLIYTHGRPISGLPESFLYIGNGWLGPVPFPVVLMLATYAVAHVTLRHTAFGRYVYAVGGNARAARYAGINTERVQYAVYAIAGFLAAVGGIVLTSRLASADPQAGVGIELDAIAAVVLGGASLFGGEGSVLRTLLGALILGVLNNGMNLLNVSPFYQEVIKGAVILLAVVVGNWRPRSQGQFNVGG; translated from the coding sequence ATGAACGTCGCCCGGCAGGTGTCGATCAACGGCCTCCTGGCGGCGGGCGAGACGTTCGTCGTGCTGGCTGCCGGCATCGACATCTCCATCGGCTCCACGATGGCGCTGGCGGGAGCGATCGTGGCCGGGGTGGGCCTCGCGCACGGGTTCGCGCTCGGCGGCCTGGCCGCGCTGCTCGTCGGGGTGGCGGTGGGGCTCGTGAACGCGCTTTTCGTCGTCCGCTTCCGCGTGCCGGCGTTCATCGCCACGCTCGCCATGCTGGGCATCGCCCGGGGCGCCACGCTCATCTACACGCACGGACGCCCGATCTCCGGGCTGCCGGAGAGCTTCCTCTACATCGGCAACGGCTGGCTCGGCCCCGTCCCGTTCCCCGTGGTGCTCATGCTCGCCACGTACGCCGTCGCGCACGTGACGCTCCGCCACACGGCCTTCGGGCGGTACGTCTACGCCGTCGGCGGCAACGCGCGGGCGGCCCGGTATGCCGGCATCAACACGGAGAGGGTGCAGTACGCCGTCTACGCGATCGCCGGGTTTCTCGCGGCAGTCGGCGGCATCGTGCTGACGTCGCGGCTGGCTTCGGCGGACCCGCAGGCCGGGGTCGGCATCGAGCTGGACGCGATCGCGGCCGTCGTGCTGGGCGGCGCCAGCCTGTTCGGCGGCGAGGGGTCCGTGCTGCGCACGCTGCTCGGGGCGCTGATCCTCGGCGTGCTGAACAACGGCATGAACCTCCTCAACGTCTCGCCGTTCTATCAGGAGGTGATCAAGGGCGCGGTGATCCTGCTGGCCGTGGTGGTCGGAAACTGGAGGCCTCGTTCGCAAGGACAGTTCAACGTGGGAGGTTGA